From Hemitrygon akajei chromosome 19, sHemAka1.3, whole genome shotgun sequence, the proteins below share one genomic window:
- the kbtbd8 gene encoding kelch repeat and BTB domain-containing protein 8 isoform X1, whose translation MAAAAELNKFLLGHNGISSPSQNVGMDPSHACCILQQLKRMYDEQQLTDIVVEVDHGKPFSCHRNVLAAISPYFRSMFTSGLTESTQKRVRIVGVEEDAMRLVLDYAYTSRILLTEINVQALFTAASLFQIPSLQDQCAQYMISRLDPQNSIGVFMFADAYGHKELKEKSQDYIRKKILCVAKEQEFLHLTKDQLTSILNSDDLNVEKEEHVFESIILWLNHNRNKREPDLADIFAKCIRVPLMDENFLKKIPCTFAQAMARNSPEDGNSEGADGCRPRLGMTASQMIICFEAANKHSGKKQTVPCLDIVTGEVFKLCKPPNDLREVGILVSPDNDIYIAGGYRPSNSDVSIDHKAESDFWMHDHAANRWLPRASLLRARIGCKLVYCCNKIYAIGGRVYEGDGRNALKSVECYDSRDNCWTAVCPMPFAMEFHTAVAHQDNIYVLQGEFFLCYDPHKDYWGCLTPMSVPRSAGLSAVCNDLIYYVAGICKAHQRMLTVEAYDIQLNKWIRKKDLPLDQSTNPYIKLFLLLNKPHLFVRATQVVVEEHVFRTSRKNSLYQYDEESDQWKKVYESPDKLWDLGRHFECVVAKLYPQCLQKVF comes from the exons ATGGCTGCAGCAGCGG AATTGAACAAGTTTTTATTGGGACACAATGGAATTTCAAGTCCAAGCCAGAATGTCGGGATGGACCCTTCTCATGCATGTTGCATACTGCAGCAGCTTAAACGTATGTACGATGAACAGCAGCTGACAGACATTGTGGTGGAGGTAGATCATGGAAAACCGTTTTCCTGTCACCGAAATGTTCTCGCTGCAATTAGTCCTTACTTTAG GTCTATGTTCACAAGTGGCCTTACAGAGAGCACACAGAAAAGAGTGCGAATTGTGGGAGTGGAAGAGGATGCAATGAGGCTTGTGTTGGACTATGCCTATACTTCCCGAATATTATTAACAGAGATCAATGTACAAGCTCTTTTCACAGCTGCTAGTCTCTTCCAGATTCCATCTTTGCAGGACCAGTGTGCTCAGTACATGATCAGCCGACTGGATCCGCAGAATTCTATTGGGGTTTTTATGTTTGCTGATGCTTATGGACACAAGGAGTTAAAAGAGAAATCCCAAGATTACATTAGAAAGaaaattttgtgtgttgccaAAGAGCAAGAATTCCTCCATTTGACTAAAGACCAGCTCACGAGCATCCTAAACAGTGATGACTTAAATGTAGAAAAGGAAGAGCATGTTTTTGAAAGCATAATTCTGTGGCTCAATCATAATAGGAACAAAAGAGAGCCAGATCTTGCAGACATTTTTGCCAAATGTATACGTGTACCTCTGATGGATGagaattttttaaagaaaatcCCTTGCACTTTTGCACAGGCTATGGCTAGAAACTCCCCAGAAGATGGAAATAGCGAAGGGGCTGATGGCTGTAGGCCAAGACTTGGTATGACTGCTTCACAGATGATTATCTGCTTTGAAGCTGCCAACAAACACTCAGGAAAGAAACAAACTGTGCCTTGTTTAGATATTGTCACAGGAGAAGTCTTCAAATTATGCAAACCTCCCAATGACTTGAGGGAGGTGGGAATCCTGGTATCGCCTGATAATGACATTTACATAGCAGGAGGTTACAGACCAAGTAACAGTGATGTTTCTATAGATCATAAAGCAGAAAGTGATTTCTGGATGCATGACCATGCAGCAAATAGATGGCTTCCGAGAGCTTCATTGCTAAGGGCGCGAATAGGGTGCAAGTTAGTTTATTGTTGTAATAAAATATATGCAATTGGAGGTCGGGTGTATGAAGGTGATGGACGGAATGCATTAAAATCAGTGGAGTGCTATGATAGCAGAGACAATTGCTGGACGGCTGTCTGTCCAATGCCTTTTGCTATGGAATTTCACACTGCTGTGGCACATcaggataatatctatgtattaCAAG gGGAATTTTTTCTGTGTTACGACCCTCACAAAGACTACTGGGGTTGCCTGACACCAATGAGTGTGCCTAGATCTGCAGGATTATCAGCTGTCTGCAATGATTTAATCTACTATGTAGCAGGAATTTGTAAAGCACATCAGCGGATGCTTACAGTAGAAGCTTATGACATCCAACTTAATAAATGGATACGGAAGAAGGATCTCCCATTAGATCAGTCCACCAATCCCTACATTAAACTGTTCTTGCTCCTTAACAAACCGCATCTCTTTGTGCGAGCAACACAAGTCGTGGTGGAGGAGCATGTTTTCCGTACAAGTCGCAAGAACTCTTTGTACCAGTATGATGAAGAATCTGATCAGTGGAAGAAGGTGTACGAGTCACCTGATAAACTGTGGGACCTTGGCCGCCATTTTGAATGTGTTGTTGCCAAACTTTATCCACAATGTCTTCAGAAagttttttga
- the kbtbd8 gene encoding kelch repeat and BTB domain-containing protein 8 isoform X2 codes for MFTSGLTESTQKRVRIVGVEEDAMRLVLDYAYTSRILLTEINVQALFTAASLFQIPSLQDQCAQYMISRLDPQNSIGVFMFADAYGHKELKEKSQDYIRKKILCVAKEQEFLHLTKDQLTSILNSDDLNVEKEEHVFESIILWLNHNRNKREPDLADIFAKCIRVPLMDENFLKKIPCTFAQAMARNSPEDGNSEGADGCRPRLGMTASQMIICFEAANKHSGKKQTVPCLDIVTGEVFKLCKPPNDLREVGILVSPDNDIYIAGGYRPSNSDVSIDHKAESDFWMHDHAANRWLPRASLLRARIGCKLVYCCNKIYAIGGRVYEGDGRNALKSVECYDSRDNCWTAVCPMPFAMEFHTAVAHQDNIYVLQGEFFLCYDPHKDYWGCLTPMSVPRSAGLSAVCNDLIYYVAGICKAHQRMLTVEAYDIQLNKWIRKKDLPLDQSTNPYIKLFLLLNKPHLFVRATQVVVEEHVFRTSRKNSLYQYDEESDQWKKVYESPDKLWDLGRHFECVVAKLYPQCLQKVF; via the exons ATGTTCACAAGTGGCCTTACAGAGAGCACACAGAAAAGAGTGCGAATTGTGGGAGTGGAAGAGGATGCAATGAGGCTTGTGTTGGACTATGCCTATACTTCCCGAATATTATTAACAGAGATCAATGTACAAGCTCTTTTCACAGCTGCTAGTCTCTTCCAGATTCCATCTTTGCAGGACCAGTGTGCTCAGTACATGATCAGCCGACTGGATCCGCAGAATTCTATTGGGGTTTTTATGTTTGCTGATGCTTATGGACACAAGGAGTTAAAAGAGAAATCCCAAGATTACATTAGAAAGaaaattttgtgtgttgccaAAGAGCAAGAATTCCTCCATTTGACTAAAGACCAGCTCACGAGCATCCTAAACAGTGATGACTTAAATGTAGAAAAGGAAGAGCATGTTTTTGAAAGCATAATTCTGTGGCTCAATCATAATAGGAACAAAAGAGAGCCAGATCTTGCAGACATTTTTGCCAAATGTATACGTGTACCTCTGATGGATGagaattttttaaagaaaatcCCTTGCACTTTTGCACAGGCTATGGCTAGAAACTCCCCAGAAGATGGAAATAGCGAAGGGGCTGATGGCTGTAGGCCAAGACTTGGTATGACTGCTTCACAGATGATTATCTGCTTTGAAGCTGCCAACAAACACTCAGGAAAGAAACAAACTGTGCCTTGTTTAGATATTGTCACAGGAGAAGTCTTCAAATTATGCAAACCTCCCAATGACTTGAGGGAGGTGGGAATCCTGGTATCGCCTGATAATGACATTTACATAGCAGGAGGTTACAGACCAAGTAACAGTGATGTTTCTATAGATCATAAAGCAGAAAGTGATTTCTGGATGCATGACCATGCAGCAAATAGATGGCTTCCGAGAGCTTCATTGCTAAGGGCGCGAATAGGGTGCAAGTTAGTTTATTGTTGTAATAAAATATATGCAATTGGAGGTCGGGTGTATGAAGGTGATGGACGGAATGCATTAAAATCAGTGGAGTGCTATGATAGCAGAGACAATTGCTGGACGGCTGTCTGTCCAATGCCTTTTGCTATGGAATTTCACACTGCTGTGGCACATcaggataatatctatgtattaCAAG gGGAATTTTTTCTGTGTTACGACCCTCACAAAGACTACTGGGGTTGCCTGACACCAATGAGTGTGCCTAGATCTGCAGGATTATCAGCTGTCTGCAATGATTTAATCTACTATGTAGCAGGAATTTGTAAAGCACATCAGCGGATGCTTACAGTAGAAGCTTATGACATCCAACTTAATAAATGGATACGGAAGAAGGATCTCCCATTAGATCAGTCCACCAATCCCTACATTAAACTGTTCTTGCTCCTTAACAAACCGCATCTCTTTGTGCGAGCAACACAAGTCGTGGTGGAGGAGCATGTTTTCCGTACAAGTCGCAAGAACTCTTTGTACCAGTATGATGAAGAATCTGATCAGTGGAAGAAGGTGTACGAGTCACCTGATAAACTGTGGGACCTTGGCCGCCATTTTGAATGTGTTGTTGCCAAACTTTATCCACAATGTCTTCAGAAagttttttga